The sequence CGGCACGCCGGCCTGGATGTCGCTGGCAAAGCTGGCATCGCTGCCGTCATGCAGCCAGGGAAGAGCCGCGTGGCAGCGGGCACAGACGGGAACCTGCCCGCCGGGAACACGCTGCACCCGGTTTTTGCTGTGGCATTCAGAACAGATCAACACGTCGTTCATGGCAACCTCGCTGTGTCAGGAAGCTGGAGAAAAGCCGCTGCGCTGGGGCGGCTGCCAGACCATCCGAAACGAAACTGGGCGCACAGAAACGATACCCGCCTGGGGTATCATTCCCATAGAAGAAACATGAACGTTGGTGCAACCCCTCACCGTCAATGAAAGGAAGGTCAGCATGACGAGCGCTTCTGAGCTCAACGAAAAGCAACCGGACAAGCAGCGGGTCCTCAACCGTCTGCGCCGTCTGGAGGGTCAGGTGCGCGGGCTGCAGAAGATGGTGGACGAGGAGCGGCCCTGTCAGGAAATCCTGACCCTGCTCAGCGGCATCCGGAGCGCCCTGGACGCCACGGGAGACGCCATCTTCGAGGAGTACGTCAACAGTTGCCTGCTGGACAACGGCGCGCCGCTCTCGCCCGCAGACATCGTCAAGACGGCCCGCCTGCTGCGGTAACCCGTTTTCTATAGCAACCCTGCAGCGCACAGAGCGGTTCGGCGGTGTGTATGGAAAGCGCGGGCGACCCTGGCCTGTGAACTCCATCCCCACGCCAGCGGCGACCCATAAGCTCTGTAGCCGGAGGTCCTGGGGCTGTCCTGGGGGAATGCCAACCGGTCAGCCCCACACCCGCAAGCCTGGGGTCCGGGGGCCACTTTCGGGCGTGCTTTTCAAGACGCGGCGGCGATCTTGGAGGGTAACCGTCTGCTCCCAACGGTGTACGCGTCGCTCCAGAGCAGAAGGTCGGGGTGCCCACAACCCAGGGCACCCCGCTGAAGAGCGAATCGGAATAGAACATTCAGGACGTCACGGTTGGGAGGCTCCTGCTGTCCGGTCTGCCTGCCCTGTGTCCCCGACAACCTCCGGAGATTTTGACTCAGGAGGGCGTCGGGGTCCGCCGCCGCAGATCGTCACCCTGAAAAGGCAGCCGAAACAGAGGGGCGAGCAGGCAAACGTCGAACACACCGGCCAGCAGCGGCACAACACCGAGGGTCGCCGCGGCGGGTTTGTTCTGGGTCGTGCCCCAGGCGATCAACACGAGGCCCACGCCTACTCTGAGGCCACGACCCTGTGGCGCGGCCATAAAACCCATGAACTGTTTGGTCGTCATGATGAATACCCTCCTTCTGGTTCAGGGTTGAACCGCGTCGATGGTGATCTGCACGCTGTTGCCGCCTTCGAGTTCAAAAGTCGGCTGGTAAGCCCCCACCCGGTTGCCAACGGTGAACCGCACCGGAAGCAGGCCGGCGACGGGAACGGTGGTGCCGTAGCCGCTGAGCTGTCCGGAAAGCAGCGGTTTGCCGTCGGTCCCGATGGGACTGAGCGCCGACTGTCCTGTTGCACCCTCGGGCGCCTTACCGATGATGCCGCCCACCACCTCATCGCCGGGAAGCTCCAGGGTCTGGTTGCCGTTGGCGTCACGAACCAGCAAGCCTCCCGTGTACCTGGGGTACTGAACGGTATTGGCCGGCAGGATACCGACGCCGTTGAGCGGCTGACCACCGCGCCACAACAGAAAAGACAGCAGCGCGGGTGCAGGGCGGTTCAGGGCGACCGTCTGGTTGTTGGCATTCTCTCCGCGCGGCAGAAGGAAGTTGGTCGGCGCAATCCGGGCCACTGGGACGGTGGCCAGAATCTGAACGCTGCCGCTGGCCGTCACCGGCACCGCCTGTGGCCCGCTCCGGATCTGCGCGGTCACAGGGTAGCTGCCCGCCGGCGGATTGAGGTAGGCCTGCCCCCGGATGTGGGCCAGGATCTTCACGCCGGGCGCGTCGGGACCATCGGTGCGCACCGGCGTGGTGAACGTGATGGTCAGAACGTTGCCGACCGCGCTGGCCTGATAGCAGCACACGTCTGCCTGGGGCCATCCCCGCGGCACGGCCACGTTGATGGGATGGCCCTCGTCGCGCCGGAACGCTGGGGGAAGCGTGATGGTGATGCTGCCCCCGGCCTCGAAGGCGAGCCCCGGCACCTGCGCGTTCCCGGCCTGCGGGAGCATTAGGATCAGATCGGTGGGCTGTCCGGCGACGTGGCCGGTGGTGGTCACGGGTGAGGGGCCGATGGTCAGAGGCAGGTCCGTGGCCTGCGCCTGCACAGAGGCCGAGAGCGTCAGCAGGGTCGTCAGACTGAGCAATACATTTTGCATACTTCTCCAGACAGTCAGGGAAATTGATGGGCCACAACGCAGCGGAAAGGATCGGTGACCACCTGAGGGCAGAGGCTACTGCGGCCAAAAGCCGAGGGCGGCATGGATTCCATGAAGGGCCGTTGAATCTGGCGCGCCGGGCCCCCGATCGGGCCTGTCCGGGTACTGCCCCCTCAAAGGTCCCTTCTGTGGAAGGCCTGACAGGAGCGGGGCGGCGTGCCACCGCCGTGCCTCTCCCGCTTCTGCCGCGGACAGTGGACGCTGTTCGCAGCGGACCACCGAACGACCGTATCCCGGGTTGCCATTGGGTGGATGCACATCTCCGAAGTCAGGCCGTTCAGTAGAATTGCTGATCTTCCTCTCCAGAAAACGGAGCTTCAGAGTGCCCATCCGGTTGCAGAACCCTCACTTCTTGAGCAATCAGCTTCTTCCAGAGGTGACATGACCGGTCCAGATCCGTTGTTCAGGCCGCAGAACCTGCGCGAGCAGGCCGAACGTCAGGTGCGCCAGGCCTCTCCGCTCCCGCTGTGGGACGGGTGGCCCGCCGCGTCCCTGGCCCACGAACTGCAGATCTACCATGTCGAACTGACTGCCCAGAACGAGGAACTTCAGCTCGCGGTCGTGGAGCTGGAGCGCGGACGCCGGCTCTACCACACGCTCTATGAACACGCGCCGGCGGCGTACTTTACCCTGGACGCCCGCGCGCACATCCTGAGCGTCAATCAGGCGGGAGCACACCTGCTTGGCTTTGACCGCAGCGTGTTGCTCGCCCGGCGCTTCCTGCAGTTTATTGAACCGGGACACCGGGCCGGGTTCAGCCGCCTGCTCGAAACCCTGCTGCACACCGGGAGTGCCGCCTCTGAGCAACTCAGCGTGGTCCACTGCAACGACACGCAACTGGAGGTGCAGTTGCAGGCCCTGGCCCTGCCAGATTCACCGCAGGCTCAGCCCACCTTTCTGCTCACACTCGTGGACCTAACGCCGTTGTTCGAGGCCCGCAGGGCCATACACGCCCTGAACGACACCCTGGAAGACCGGGTGCGCCAGGGCACCCGGCATCTCCGTGTGCTGGCAGACCAGTTCCGGCACCAGGCACGGCATGATGCCCTGACCACCCTTCCCAACCGGGCCGCTTTCGGAGAAGGCCTGGAGCGGGCGCTGGAGAGACTGCACGCGCAGGAAGAGGCGTTTGCGGTGCTGTTCTGCGACGTCGACCGCTTCAAGCGGATCAACGACAGTCTGGGCCACCCGGCCGGGGATCAGGTGCTTCAGGAGCTGGCCCGCCGCCTGCAGACCGTCATCCGGCCCACCGACCACGTGGCGAGGCTGGGCGGCGATGAGTTCGCGGTCCTGCTGCACGGGGTGGCGGATCAGGCGCGGGTGTCCCAGGTCGTCACCCGGCTGGAAGAGGCCCTTGAAGTCCCGTTCGTCGTGAGCGGTCAGGAGCTGTTCATTCAGGTCGGAACGGGGGCCTTGCTGGTCACCCGTGAATACCATTCTTCAGAAGACATCCTGCGCGATGTGGATCTGGCGCTGTATCAGGCCAAGCGGGGGGGACCGGCGGGCACCCGCGTGTTTGAGCCGTCGATGCGCAACGGGTCCGGGGACCAGCTGGAGCTGGAGACAGCGCTCCGGCACGCCCTGGAGCGCGGCGAGCTGATGGTGCATTATCAGCCCATCGTGGCCTTGCAGGGCGGGCACCTGCTCGGCGTCGAGGCCCTGATTCGCTGGCAGCATCCACAGCGGGGCCTGCTGCCGGCGGGGGCATTCATTCCTCTGGCGGAAGAACTGGGCCTCACCGGACAGCTCGATGAATGGGTGCTTCAAACGGCGGTGCAGCAACTGGCCCGGTGGCCGGTGAACGGCGCCCTCGACCGCCCGTTGTGGCTGAGTGTCCATGTCTCGGCGGCCCACCTGACCCAGGTCACCGCCGTCACGGCGCTGCTGGGCAGCGCGCCCCTGCCCGCACCCTGGCAGGTCCTGATCGAGATCACAGAACGGGTCCTGAGCCACCCGGCGGACACCGACGCGGCCTCGCTGCGAACCTTGCAGGGTGCGGGCGTCGAGCTGGTGGTAGACGATTTCGGGACCGGCCCCTCGTCCCTGAGCAGCCTGCACCGCTTTCCTCTGCGGATGCTCAAGATCGACCGCTCGTTCGTGGCCACCCTCGACCGCCACCGGGAGCTGGTGCGGACGATTGCGGTGATCGGGCACTCGCTCGGCCTGACCGTGGTCGCCGAGGGCATCGAGACCGAAGCGCAGCGCGCCCAACTGATTGAGCTGGGCCTCACCGTCGGCCAGGGAAATCTCTTCTCCCCTGCCCTGTCTGCCGAGCAGCTGGAGGAACGTCTGCACGCAACTTTGAACTTCCTCTGAGCAGATCCAGATCAGCCCTCGGCGGGGGGCTCTGTGCCGTGCGCGAGGTACCCGCCGCTCAGGGCCTGATCCTCGACGATGTTCTGAAAGATCTGCCGGGTGCGGACTTCCATCTGCTGGGCCTTCTGAAGGTATTCGCCCGCCAGCCTCGTGTTGCCGGAGGCGGCCAACTCCTGACCGGTGCTCTCCAGCAGCATGGAGGCTTCCTCAAGGGCCCGCATGGTGGTCCACAACTTGTTCTCGATCTGTTCCGTGACGCTGACGAGCAGGGCATCTCCACTGTAGGCGTGTCCCGTATGGCAGCGGTAGCGGGTCAGGCCTCCCTCCCTGATCTGTACCAGAATGCCGCCGCACTCCGGGCAGGTCTGGGGCGTCACCTTGCCAAACTCCATGACTCCCTTGCGAAAGGCATGGGCCGAACTGGCAATGCTGACCTCGCTGGCCACTCGCCTGCGGTCGTCTTCCTGAACCTCTCCGTACGCCGGCACGGGTCCGGCCACCAGACGGACCAGCAGGCCCGCCAGATCCCGCGCCGTCACCGTGTGGTCAATGTCCACCTGATCCGCCGCGCTTTTCGGCATGGAGTTGTATTCCGCGTCCCCGGGATCTTGCACCACGGTTGTTCCCCCGAAGTGCTTGATCGTCCACAGCCCCGAGGTGCCGTCGTCCAGCAGACCCGAGAGGACAACCCCGATGACATTCGGCCCCTCGCTGTAGGCTGCCGACCGGAAGAGCGCATCCACGGCCGGGCGCAGGCGGTTTTCCTTGGGTCCCCTGGTGACGCTGAACCGTCCCTCTTCGACAAGCAGATGGTGGTCGGGGGGGGCACAGTAGATTCGCCCCGGCAGGAGGGGTTCGCCCTGACGGGGGGTGGACACGGGCAGCGGCCCTGCGCGGCCCAGAATCTCGGGCAGGAAACTCGGCGCGTAGGCGGGAACATGCACGACGACGCACACCGTGGCGGGCCACCCGGCCGGCAGGCCAGCGGCGAGCAGTTGCAGCGGCCCTATTCCGCCCGCAGAGGCGCCTACGACCACCAGTCGGTGTGGAAGCATCTCCGCAGTCTGCGCCGGTTGAGCGCAGGTCGTCTTCAGGGTTCCTGAACCGAGGTGCCGGGCCGCGGCACCTGATCGGCTAAAGGTCGTGTGGGCACACCCAGATCCATCGGCCATCCGGCAGCTGAACTGCGGCTGGCCCCTCCCCTGTCCACCCTCCGGCCACCCCATCACCGTCTTCCAGCACCCCACCCCCACCACTCTCCCCTGCAGTGCCCGGCAGCGTGGGTTGAGGCAGAGTAGGGTGGAAGCAGGAGGAACCCCATGACCCTCGCCGTCTCCATGACCCGTCCCGGGGAAAAGTCGTCCCCAGGATTTCGGGGTCCCGCCCCGGTGTGCTGGACAGGCCGTGCCGCGAGCGCTGCGCTGGCAGGAACACGCACGAGTACCGTCGCGTCCACCCCGGTCCCGAAACTTAGCCTTCCCAGCCCAGTCGGCAGATCCCGTGAGGTTTCCTGCAACCGCATTCACCAGCGGCTTCCCTCATGAGCACAGACCGGGGCGCAAGGACGTGCTGGCCTGGAACGCCGGGGCAGCGCTATGTGGCCGCACAACTGCTGCTGTTGCTGGGCATTGCCGCGGCGCCGCGCTGCGGGCGACCCATGTTCGGCACCCCCCTCACCGCGAGGCTCGGCATGGCTCTCATGGCAACAGGCGCCCTGCTGACCGTGTGGGGTGGCAGGACGCTCGGCCGTCAGTTGACTGCCTTGCCCGAGCCAGTGGCCCACGCTGAACTGATTGAAACGGGCATTTACCGGCATGTCCGGCATCCGATCTACGGTGGCCTGCTCCTGCTGGCCCTGGGATGGAGCGTTCGCCGCGGCAGCGGACTGGCACTGGGCCTGACGGC comes from Deinococcus aerophilus and encodes:
- a CDS encoding metal-sensitive transcriptional regulator; the protein is MTSASELNEKQPDKQRVLNRLRRLEGQVRGLQKMVDEERPCQEILTLLSGIRSALDATGDAIFEEYVNSCLLDNGAPLSPADIVKTARLLR
- a CDS encoding YgaP family membrane protein; translation: MTTKQFMGFMAAPQGRGLRVGVGLVLIAWGTTQNKPAAATLGVVPLLAGVFDVCLLAPLFRLPFQGDDLRRRTPTPS
- a CDS encoding putative bifunctional diguanylate cyclase/phosphodiesterase, with the translated sequence MTGPDPLFRPQNLREQAERQVRQASPLPLWDGWPAASLAHELQIYHVELTAQNEELQLAVVELERGRRLYHTLYEHAPAAYFTLDARAHILSVNQAGAHLLGFDRSVLLARRFLQFIEPGHRAGFSRLLETLLHTGSAASEQLSVVHCNDTQLEVQLQALALPDSPQAQPTFLLTLVDLTPLFEARRAIHALNDTLEDRVRQGTRHLRVLADQFRHQARHDALTTLPNRAAFGEGLERALERLHAQEEAFAVLFCDVDRFKRINDSLGHPAGDQVLQELARRLQTVIRPTDHVARLGGDEFAVLLHGVADQARVSQVVTRLEEALEVPFVVSGQELFIQVGTGALLVTREYHSSEDILRDVDLALYQAKRGGPAGTRVFEPSMRNGSGDQLELETALRHALERGELMVHYQPIVALQGGHLLGVEALIRWQHPQRGLLPAGAFIPLAEELGLTGQLDEWVLQTAVQQLARWPVNGALDRPLWLSVHVSAAHLTQVTAVTALLGSAPLPAPWQVLIEITERVLSHPADTDAASLRTLQGAGVELVVDDFGTGPSSLSSLHRFPLRMLKIDRSFVATLDRHRELVRTIAVIGHSLGLTVVAEGIETEAQRAQLIELGLTVGQGNLFSPALSAEQLEERLHATLNFL
- a CDS encoding chemotaxis protein CheB, with the protein product MLPHRLVVVGASAGGIGPLQLLAAGLPAGWPATVCVVVHVPAYAPSFLPEILGRAGPLPVSTPRQGEPLLPGRIYCAPPDHHLLVEEGRFSVTRGPKENRLRPAVDALFRSAAYSEGPNVIGVVLSGLLDDGTSGLWTIKHFGGTTVVQDPGDAEYNSMPKSAADQVDIDHTVTARDLAGLLVRLVAGPVPAYGEVQEDDRRRVASEVSIASSAHAFRKGVMEFGKVTPQTCPECGGILVQIREGGLTRYRCHTGHAYSGDALLVSVTEQIENKLWTTMRALEEASMLLESTGQELAASGNTRLAGEYLQKAQQMEVRTRQIFQNIVEDQALSGGYLAHGTEPPAEG
- a CDS encoding methyltransferase family protein, translated to MAAQLLLLLGIAAAPRCGRPMFGTPLTARLGMALMATGALLTVWGGRTLGRQLTALPEPVAHAELIETGIYRHVRHPIYGGLLLLALGWSVRRGSGLALGLTAGLLALLQAKAQYEERALRARFPQYAGYARRVRRFFPGLY